The genomic window CTAATATGTTCATCACCTGAGCTTTAAAACACTTGAGGCCATCATGTCTGcctacatacacaaacatacacatcaTATGTAGTGTTACCTCCTGTAGATCTGCAATCTTCTGCTGCAAATCCATCCTCATTGTGTATTCTTCTTCCCATCTAAGGAACAAATACATATGAGATGTAAACAGTTAAGATTTTAATGTAGGCTGAGAacagacaaagtaaaaaaaaaaaaaagtctcagtttggtCACAGTTAAACTTGGCAGAGTCTGATCAATTACAGCAGGAAGGATTTGCTTACAAAAGAGATAAATGTGCACCTACATATCTGCTGCATTGGCATACAGTGTATCAATTGTGCAAAATTGCAATTCTAACGTAGAGATAAAaggaaatggtaaaaaaaaaaaaatttttaaaaatggggGAACATATAAAACCAGCAGTGCTTTTAAAAATTGACATGATAACTATAGGTTGGAGCAGGAAAAACCTGATATCAACCCCACCTTTAAACATTTTGGACTTTGAAAACACATTATGCATGTCAGAAATGAATTTTTACTTTATTAAAAACACAAATTCTGAAACATGGAGGGAATTCTTTTGAACAAATATAACCCACTTCTGTAGAAAAGTAGGCATCTCACTATACAACCGCACTACTGCAGGCCAGGGTGTGTGGGATTATAGACGCTaaaaatttacatattttctgGAAGTGTACAAAAAAATAAGCCTGTGTTGGCAAAATATTAATGGAACAATAAAAGTCATTTTGGGCCATGAAATGCTAAATACCTAATCCACTGGTTCTCAGACTTTTTTGATCGGGCCCACCTTTGGAGGAAGAACCATCTCCAGGCCCCTCCTCAACCCAAACAAAACTGTAATGATGGTTCAAGTAAAACTTTCATTGAAAGAAGTGTCAATATTAGAACCATTATTTTTgcttttctgtgaataatttatAGTGGAAATTCtaaaacaacttcaatttttgcttgatacagaataaattcaataaatataataaactacttttccaaataaaaatatgaaatgggCACTTATGTTGTCATAATTACAACAATGAAGTTAAATAtctttttagaacaacaaacagatAATTGGTAACAAAGATGATTATATCTTAACAGTATCAGTGGCTACAATGAACCCATCTTACATTGTACACATTCTCAGAACAATAAGGTGGAGACTGTTTGAACTGTGAAAAACTAAACattgtatgtttttcttttcacCCCAATGAAattcttgtccattctccaaacctacacTCTTTGTCCACTCAAGTGAAAGATCACCATGGCAATGGATtagtttgttgtacatccctaaaaggAGTTCAGGGAGCTCCGCTTCCAAAACATTAGTTCCGCCTGCTACATGTTCTGATCTGACATCCAAGGCCAGATCAGTGGCCACAACATGTTTGAGATATCTGTGTTATGAAGAAATCGAGTTATATGTCGCGAACCAAAGAttaaattttcacaaaaacaagaaaaaaatggaatattTATATGAGACACTGAGACTTCCTAATTAGTACTATATACAATACCAAACTGTACTGTCTGAATTCCAGACAAATGGGCATGGTGTATCTTCTGCTGTTGTAATTGTAACTTTATATACTTCTGTCAAAATTTTATATAAATTTAAGTGAAACAAAAACAGGTGATGCTTGaacactagatagatagatagatagatagatagatagatagatagatagatagatagatagatagatagatagatagatagatagatagatagatagatagatagatagatagatagatagatagatagatagatagatagatagatagatagatagatagatagatagatagatagatagacctcAGTCATTTAACATCAAGCTTAAAACAATTAGTAAGTAAAAGTGGGAAGGAACATTGACCTAACTGTAAAAACTTATGGTTTCACACATACAGGTGAGATACTTGTGCTTGTGTTAGCAAAACTGTAAAGTGAGAAGCACTAGTTGTTGGTGAGGTGTTGAAAGGATTACACGATGAAACTCAGACTCTTGCACATCTAAGGAGACACAGTCAAAGTGTGAAAAAGTATTGATCGAAACTGTTAAGTGTTGGCTTTGTGCTTTGACAACATAATTGAAGACACAGCATGAAGTTGCACATGTCGAATATGCACAATTtctaacaaaataaagaaacaccTAAGACTGATTtatattatacacacacaaaGATGGCAAAGCTGGATGTgataataaaatgtaaatgtaatgttaagTTAAAAGAGGCTACACTGTATATACAACGTGCATGAAATGACCAGGTGTAAATGACCCCGTTTACTGCAAGTGAGTGATTTGCTGATTCACCAACTAATGAATTAGTCTGTGTGATTAATTGTGCACCACTAAGATGCAGCTCAGCCTATGACCAGCTGCTGCATATGAATTTTAATACACATAAAAGCCTGAGCATGCAGCCTGGGTGTGATCTCACATATTTCATGACACATGTGCCCTGGGGAAATCCACTTGGTGCAGAGGCTGTCGCCCCTTACACAAATGCTGTATAAAATGGAGAAGGCTGCGGTACATCAAGACCTTGAGGGAATACTAAATCTGAAAGGAACTGAGTCATGAAATCAAAGTTGTTGTTGTCGTAGAGGATGCTTGTTTGATCGGTAAGGTGAGAGCGCAAAGAAAGCCGAGAAGTGCTTCCTTCTGCAAGCCAAGCCCCCATCCAGCAGTTACAGCTTGCAGTGCATGCTGCATTGCAGATACAGTGTGGAGAGAGGAGAAGGGGGGTGTGCagtggatgagaagtataaagaGAGGTGGAGGGGAAGTGTTTAGTGAGTGCTGTTgtgcatggtgtgtgtgtgtgtgtgtgtgtgtgtgtgtgtgtgtgtgtgtgtgtgtgtgcgtgtgtgtgtgtgtgtgtgtgtgtgtgtgcgtgtgtgtgacaaAAATACCATGAGATATTAAGTGTTGTGAGAGTAAAGGCAGGGTACATGGAGGATACAgagacttgtaaaaaaaaaaaaaaaaaaaagaatcagataCAAAACAATCACAGAACAATatgaaaaatgatgtaaaattcaCTAAacgttttaaaaataaatactttggGCTGTTCCTTTCCTGTGATGTTAATACAGTCATCAGATTAACAAATAAATGACCTAATAAATGGGACATTTTATTAAATTTGGATATGTGCTGCCATAGGTTAAGGCCTCTGATCTTAGAGTGTGTTTCACTTGAAAAACTGGTTTTGTTTCCATTGTTCGATGTAAACTGATATCGTCTACAGGTAAGGGGCAGTCCAGACCCCTTCCAGACAGTCTGAGCAGCTGAGCATAAACACACTAGATAACACAAGACAGACAGGCAAATGTAATGTGTCCATAAAATCAGAGGCTCTATGAATACAATCAAACACGTGTCTGACATCACAGACTTTGGACGTTTAGAGTCGGCCCTATTACATGTTCACAAAGAGCTGACTATCCAGCAGTCAGGAGCTCCTCTGTGGAGAATGCATGACTGCTCATTTGGACATAATATGAAGGAATTCAGTGATGAATGTGCTGGGACATTCATCATCGCTGTGCAGTGACTCACTCATCTGACCAACTAATCCACACAATCACAGATTTACTCTGACTTGTGAAGATGTGGACTGTGTTCTGCTGCTAATTTGACTCTTACACAGCGTCCACTTGGTGCCACTTTGTGATTTCTTCTTTTTAAGTCAATTTCTACAGAATCCCAGTCAGCTCTCTAAACTGCAAATCCCAGCGTTCGGGTCTGAACTGGTGATGTAATCAGCTGACTGTTGTAAATACTCTGACTGTAAGTAATGATTGTGAGCTCAACTATGAAACACTCTATTGATTATTGCGCTGGCTGGTCTAGGTAGGTTTCAAGATTACAGAACAACACAGGAATATTTTAACTGATAGAAAACAATCAACAACAGTGGAAATCTTACATTTTAGAAGTTGGAGTTTTTGAATGAAGAATTGAAAGGTTTCTatcattaaaacacaaatgtatCTATGCACTACATGTCCATATGTGCATACTGGGAGCTGTTAGTGCATACTAGTGTTTATTTCATCATTCCCATTGACCTACATGGACTACATCCAGGACTGGGTTTAACTGGCCTCATCATTCCCATGTTTTATGTGGAGAAGCTTCTTCAGTTtcacacattaaaaataaacatgaTTCAGGATGAATTCTCCCTGTTCTTATTGTAAACTGTGTCATTCATGGGTGAGTCAGCCTGATCTTTTTACACCCCCACTAAGCTTTGACCTTCATTCTTCTTTATATTTAGCATGTGACATGTTAatttttaagtgtatttgtagAAGCAGCACCTGCCACTGTGGTCAGACATGGATGCAGGGTCAGGCTGAAGGTGATGGATGTGCAGGCTTTGACTGTGCTGACTGTGCTCTATTGGAGACAgctggtctgcagctgcttcaGGGCCTGCTCACTCCTCCAAAGTACAGCATTACACACACTTAAGGACCCTACAGGAGCCCTATGCCTTTATGGGCCTGTAAAGTGCATTCAGTAAAAGGGTTCTGTCCATTTACCTGCGTTTATACTCGTCTCTCTCCCTCTTCACTTTAGCCAGGACATTATACAGGGCTCTTATCTCAGGGGTGATGGTGTCGATCTGGACCCCGACGCCGTCCGGATGCACCCAGGATACACCTGGGCTGGTCAGACGCTCCACACCTGCAGATCCAAATCTACGAGTGTGGTTGTAGGACCAGATGGTTCCAGGGAGGAATCGTGGAGGTGGATTGGTGGATCCTCCCAGGCCGGTGTTGGTGTTGGGGGCAGGAGCAGAGCCAGGGGAGTCCACACAGGGGGAGGACTGGCTGATGGTTATAGCTGGGTTACAACTGCTGTTGGTTTGGGTTGAATTAGTGCTGTCAGTGTTGACTCCTACTGCAGGTGGGATGGTGGTGAACAGTGTCGTAGGCCTTCTAGCTGAGTTGTTGGTGTTGTGAAAAGGTAGGGAACCAGGCCTGAGAGGGATGGTCCCCACAAACCCGGTCTGGACACTTGCCTCCTGGGTGTGCACCCTGTTCTCGCAGCATCCACCTTGACATCCTTTGTTGGCATCCAGGGCCTGTTGCAGCTGCTTCTCCAAAATCTTATTTCTTCTCTCTAATTCATGCACTTTAGCCAAGAAGCACCTAAATCTCAGGTTGAGGGTTTTGAGGACGCTGATGTTGGATCCTAGGTCGTTTCTCAGAGCCATGGCTGCAGGAGGATGCGGAACAGAGCGGTGCGGGTAGGGGCTGTGGTTGTGGCCGAGGTAAGGTGAGGTCTGTGAGGGTGCGGTGAAGTCAGGGCCCTGTTGTTCAGGCCCAGATCCAGGCTGTTCACCCAGCAGGTCCGCTCCACCAAAAACCACGTCGGGCAGGAGGCCTGAGGGGGAGTCCGGGTGTCCGGGGGTCTGGCTCTGCTGCGGATGCTGTTGGAGATGCGTGTTGGCCCCCAACAAAGGATTCATGCTATGGTATGGAAAACTAAAGCGCTGCAGATCTGGCATGAACACGGACGGAAATAGTCTATCTACAACAGAATACAAGGACCGGATAGGAAATATTCACCTTAGAGACAGGACGCCGTGCGAACAGACGCCAGCGTTTACCTGCTTACATAAGCTCCCGAAATAAGAACCTTATCCTTAAAGCTCTTAACGGCGGATGGAGGGATagaaggatggagggatggatggatgcaggGATCAGCGCTCCCACACGGTCCGCAAACACAACACCAAGAAGCAAATCCAGCAGGGACAGAACACTGCAACGGCGGATGTGCGCAAAGGTGGAGGATCTGGCCAAAAAAGCGGAATTAAATCAAGCAAAAGACGCAGAGCATTGAATGAATAACACAGACATTCAGTGTCGCCGCGTCACTGAAGTTCTGGCAACAAGATGTGACCGCAGAAGGAGCAGGAGCTGCGGGTTGGAGGAGCCCACAGCTCATACCGTAAATGCACAACTAGAGGCGCTCAGcctttaactcacaggtgtccaacatgaggcccgggggccaaatccagcccaccaaagggtccagtccggcccctgggatgaatttgggaaatgcaaaaattacactgcactctcaaaaatagaggtacgagatcagaacatttatgtacctataagcacattttttaaagaatgttctctcaaaagtacaatattggtctttaggaggccagaattgcacctttagactatgaaaaagggtccaaagttctgTAAAGTACTAATTTGTACTATAaagtaccctgcagcattaaaaaatgtgtgtagaccatgagaataggctataggctaggagaacttaacaataggcctaattatagttaaaacattaggtttagcacattatttattatatatatcaaactgtaattactctatattatatttaaccctttcattcatgaattatgagaaccttagttgaggtttttttttttttttcctgagtgtttttattcctgtttaggcataaataaaacaatgcggttgaaatttttttatgaacctatttttcatggaggtacaaaaatctccactcagctggacaccacgcgtttaatttttggagcaaaaAAGCATGTATttgaaacccatcatcagaaagtgatatactgtgtgaaaactatgaaataaaaacatttttcatgcagcaaatctgaggttttctcacatttttatatactctaaaactagttattactaacttcatgcaaataatatgcaaaaaaaaacaaaaaaactttttgataaagaaaactgttaattacagtctaataacaattagcaattgatttaacacatgttactgcagatcaggtttatcaagaacagcaaagctacagtaatggtatgaattacagtgtatgggatgatgcataagtgtccaccgtgctggttgatatgaaactagaacagcaaaactcatgaatatacaagagaacagctggagaataactgtccactgtagtgatcagaatgcatgaaagggttaataataatttgtgttttaatttaacagcccaattagctcaatgataatagcctaataatttatttagtttattagaacctctgattattgccataatctctgttttatcaagttttcattcacacctccatgtcttgatgtcatagcttgcctatgctgttttttttgttgttgttgttttgttttattctcaattaggccaccagttcaaactttaaccatcatggcattatcaactacaTGAGAGtcttctttctatgtaaagtacttaaggtacaaaaatggaccatttcgaaaggatacagaaatgtctctcaaaaaagtaacCCCCCCCcaagcgacaagcatttgtacccttttaagtacaagctggcacctctgtttttgagagtgtgagatatgaacaatccttctAGTTGAGGTTcagcattcagaccaattcaatctcaagtgggtcagaccagtaaaatactaccataataacatataaataatgacaacttcaaatgttcctctttgtaaatgtaaatattttcatgtatttacactaaacaaagtataattttgcaaaaaatgtgaataacctgaaatgtgttaagagaagtatgtacaattttaacaatattctgcctgttactccatgttttgtgtatttgtagatccactgtgatctgtaagttataatgtacatttggaaatgataaagtgaggcagaatagtgttaaaattgtacttattttttcagtttgttcatgttattcacatcttgaaaggatagtttgtagatgtaaaccttttcataatgtaaattaacttttttcactctaaaacactgagaaaagtttggagttgacattatttatatattattatgttattattttacaggtttggcccacttcagatcaaatttagctgaatgtggcccctgaactaaaatgagtttgacacccctgctttaactgtTTACTGTCTGCAGGAGGACATGAGAAGCAGGAGAAAGAGCCCAAGAGTTTACACTTAGGAGATCAGATTTCACAGGTTtactttcatttttcattttcatttcatttatttcattcatggttgtgcatttcatcagtaaacattcaataatcatcaagtaaacaaacatgtacacacccatgctcgaaaaggagcaggatgaagaaaatcatcCTATGTCTACTTATTTCATAGATTAGATcaagggtgtcagactcattttagttcaggggccacatacagggccagtaaaataatagcataataacttataaataataaccCTACATTTTCTATTAGTGTGGAAAATTtgaaattacattatgagaaTGTCAATAATCTGAACAGCCATttacaacctgaaatctcttaagaattATCAGTATCATTTCAACGATATTATGTCTCATCTTATTattatcacaacttacagatcacagtgattgaacaaaagcacaaaacatttaataacaggtattatattgttaaaatgtaacttttttttttttttttttacatttcaggttgtttaaatTTATTTAGGTTATtgattcttcttggtagttcttcttaaACTacagcaaaactagtccagctgaacctacAAGAACGAttacctgggcaaatgagaacttacacagacatcaggttattcacattttactgtgaaaggatagtttgtaaatataaatagttTCATagtataattgtactttttcatattacaccaagaagaaaatttggagttgtcattaattactcttcatgtttaacccatgaagacccggtgctacttttatgtcaggtcccaaatgaaattttctctatatttaaccatacttaaataatttatcaccagttatttataatattatccttgtattttatcagtataaatcaggtattttcctgtatttaatttactgatcatgtagacattcataaaagctcagattaaagttgagggttattatatcaaaaacagaaaaagtgactttttcagtaaaatatatcaataactgaatataaaccaagcatcttcatccactgtcattgatccaactccatgggttttactggggaatcaatgttgtagaagacaacagtgtttccacgttcgctacggagcctctgaacgtccaaatgggtcatatctgatgactgtgaaaagatgacaaactgtattttacacaaattatttacatatattgataggattagtggatcataagatattaaacagtttagatcagtagatggttttggtcggtggtagatgtttgggtctttatgggttaatatcctcagtgtaatatttactcttcacacattcatcccatgggccagatttaATCCtctggcaggccagttttggcccacgggcagGATATTTGACACTCCTGGATTAGATTTTCCCCCTTCCGGTCATAGCCTTTTCCATCACTTCTTGGTGAAACTGTGGTTGGGTCAGCCTTCAGGGGGGTCTGTGAAGTACATGTGAGGAAAACTACTTCAGCACAGAATGTCTTGTCTATTAATGGCTGCACAACATGGAATATGTTTCACTCACTGGCATGAATATTAAAGAAAACCTCACATTTattaactttaaaaaaacaactcaaagcATGGTTGAGTAGGAGTCGGGGCTGTGCACTAGGAATGTTGTTAAAAATATGCACTTTAACTAGAGGCACCTCAAAAACAAGCACTTTATCAAGGACATTGCTTGGTTAGCACTTTGCATTTTTAGTGCTTTGGGGTTTGCACTGTATCTTATTTTAACTGTTAGTACTGTATGTAATGTGTTGTTTAAATATACATatgatgttgttttgtttttatgtctacAATAttggttttatgtgtgtttttatgtctggGGTCTACAATTAGAAATGAGTAAACCGGGGGCATTTACAACAATCTTGTATTGTtcattcattaatatgcactgttccTTTCAAATAAGTCAAATGAAATCAAATGGTGTTGAGGGTAAACAAGCACACTAAGCATATAAGCAGCAGGTTTATAAGAACAATGTATTCTtctaaattttgaacaaacatgtaTAAATACTAGTACTGATGAAGGAGGAatatggataaaaaataaaaaaaaaactccatattCAAAAACCTAAAGATCCTGGCTTCAGTGCCTTTGAAAGCCAAGTGAGTAAAACACTGGAGTGGAGTTATAAGACACAGCTAATGAATTAAATCAAACAAAATGTAGAGATGTAAAATGGTCTTGATCAGTTGGAAACACTGCGTGATCCCCATGACAACGACTATATGTGTCTGTTAAACCATCTTTTTCCTTCAACATACTGTATACTGGTTTTTGGAATATTTTATTCGTCATTTACAAGCATAACTTCTCTTAAAGTGACTCTTAACATAACAGAATGTAAAGTTATCAACTGCATTTGtcatactgaagaaaaaaaggatgCATGTATTTATATCTATTATCTATTGCACACAATGCACATAGTTAGAAATATCAGGAGTTGGACACTGATAAGTGAGCTCTGCTGTTTATTGTCAACATTGGTTCATGGATGTAATGAGCtctagaatacaatacaatacaatataactaaactgaattgaattgatctttattgtcactgtcacacaagcaatgaaaatcagtttagcagctctattCTGTTTAGAAGCAAAAAGCACCTCTAGTAGAGGCATCTGAAGAAGAAGACCAACAGAAAATCTAAAACAGTGGAAGACAACACCC from Sphaeramia orbicularis chromosome 16, fSphaOr1.1, whole genome shotgun sequence includes these protein-coding regions:
- the iffo1b gene encoding intermediate filament family orphan 1 isoform X1, with the translated sequence MPDLQRFSFPYHSMNPLLGANTHLQQHPQQSQTPGHPDSPSGLLPDVVFGGADLLGEQPGSGPEQQGPDFTAPSQTSPYLGHNHSPYPHRSVPHPPAAMALRNDLGSNISVLKTLNLRFRCFLAKVHELERRNKILEKQLQQALDANKGCQGGCCENRVHTQEASVQTGFVGTIPLRPGSLPFHNTNNSARRPTTLFTTIPPAVGVNTDSTNSTQTNSSCNPAITISQSSPCVDSPGSAPAPNTNTGLGGSTNPPPRFLPGTIWSYNHTRRFGSAGVERLTSPGVSWVHPDGVGVQIDTITPEIRALYNVLAKVKRERDEYKRRWEEEYTMRMDLQQKIADLQEDLQESEGCQDELALRVQQLKAELVLFKGLMSNNLSELDSKIQEKAMKVDMDICRRIDITARLCDVAQQRNCEDVIQMYQVPNNQTSLNCRRKTTPLSFNGSECDEPVSTSESDGGVVKEEEHCGSSANQINEEMQRMLNQLRECEFEDDCDSLAWEETEETLLLWEDFPGCTLPPDPTHPPGEEDCLEKVINDTECLFKSREKEYQETIDQIELELATAKSDMNRHLHEYMEMCSMKRGLDVQMETCRRLITQSGDSNSAAPASTEESDQRESDKSSASPPSCSSSVGKS
- the iffo1b gene encoding intermediate filament family orphan 1 isoform X2 — protein: MPDLQRFSFPYHSMNPLLGANTHLQQHPQQSQTPGHPDSPSGLLPDVVFGGADLLGEQPGSGPEQQGPDFTAPSQTSPYLGHNHSPYPHRSVPHPPAAMALRNDLGSNISVLKTLNLRFRCFLAKVHELERRNKILEKQLQQALDANKGCQGGCCENRVHTQEASVQTGFVGTIPLRPGSLPFHNTNNSARRPTTLFTTIPPAVGVNTDSTNSTQTNSSCNPAITISQSSPCVDSPGSAPAPNTNTGLGGSTNPPPRFLPGTIWSYNHTRRFGSAGVERLTSPGVSWVHPDGVGVQIDTITPEIRALYNVLAKVKRERDEYKRRWEEEYTMRMDLQQKIADLQEDLQESEGCQDELALRVQQLKAELVLFKGLMSNNLSELDSKIQEKAMKVDMDICRRIDITARLCDVAQQRNCEDVIQMYQVPNNQTSLNCRRKTTPLSFNGSECDEPVSTSESDGGVVKEEEHCGSSANQINEEMQRMLNQLRECEFEDDCDSLAWEETEETLLLWEDFPGCTLPPDPTHPPGEEDCLEKVINDTECLFKSREKEYQETIDQIELELATAKSDMNRHLHEYMEMCSMKRGLDVQMETCRRLITQSGDRVFLLQ